Part of the Raphanus sativus cultivar WK10039 unplaced genomic scaffold, ASM80110v3 Scaffold0983, whole genome shotgun sequence genome is shown below.
ATGAATACTCTTCGTATAAAAGTAGCATCTATTATCTGATGAACTATGGTGTTAGCCGATCGATTCAATTTAGTTTTAAGCAAAATAGTAAATTGCACAAAAGTTAATGAAAGAGGTTAAACTTTTGATTTACTTGTTACGTTTAGAGCTTGAAAGTTCTCAACGGATCGATCAAATAGGCCTTTTGGTACATCCTCCTATTAAACAAAAGCTTTGCGTAGTCCTAACTTCTGCTCCATTATTTGGATAATTCATTAATTGGTATGAGAAAACTTTAATTCACCATTGACTGCGTTTAGTTTTGCTTTTCATTCTACGTAGTTCAGTTTGACTCGGTTATAGTTgttgaaaaattcaaaacaccAAAGGTACTTTAGTATTAAAAGTATTAAGCATGATATCATCAATAGACATGTTTGTTATAGTATAATCATGTCACTAGATCAAATATTCATAAAGCACAAGAACAAGTCAGCGTAAGTTAGCTCTAAAGCTAATgaatataaaatgttaatttcaaaaacatttcACAGAAAAACAAACGAAATTTCAAAGCTTGAATCGATCTTACTATACATAATTGATGTCCGTACCAAATTaaagagacaaaacaaaaacaacatagctgaaaacataaataaagattAATTTGTACATGAAACCAAACCATACCCCGGTAAAGCTATTCATGCACCAGGTGCTGCATCTTTAAACTTACCATGGAAGTACTCACCAGCATAATCTTTAACATGAGCCGCCGTATCATAAATCCGACTCCGAGCATAATCCACTTGATCCGACCCCACAGGGTGCATGCCTTTAAAATACCGGTACGTCCACGACACGACAGCCGCAGTACCGAATAGGAATCCGGCAACGGATAAGAATCCGGTAACGAGGAGGAACAGAGGGACCCATATAGGGCTTGAGATAATGATAATCGGAAGGAAAGCGATGAATCCTAGGACGAAAGCTGTGGCGGTGATTCCGGTGAGTAAGAGGAGGATTCCACCGGAGATAAAGAATGCAAGAAGGCCGAAGCGCTGGCGGGAGTGCTCAGGAGATTGTGATTGTAGCTGACGGAGGAAAGATGCGATTGGATGGTTCATGTTGTTGCCGCGAGAGGGGACGGTGGTTGAGCCGTAGGGTCTTTGTTGGATGTGGCTAGGGTCCATATCCGA
Proteins encoded:
- the LOC130503497 gene encoding oleosin G-like, with the translated sequence MLLYIQNLSPFVSPFPLPLSISHYTPLYDSILSDMDPSHIQQRPYGSTTVPSRGNNMNHPIASFLRQLQSQSPEHSRQRFGLLAFFISGGILLLLTGITATAFVLGFIAFLPIIIISSPIWVPLFLLVTGFLSVAGFLFGTAAVVSWTYRYFKGMHPVGSDQVDYARSRIYDTAAHVKDYAGEYFHGKFKDAAPGA